One Calditrichota bacterium DNA window includes the following coding sequences:
- a CDS encoding type III pantothenate kinase — MLLTVDIGNTQVVAGLFQDDKFLHSWRFSSSVSRTADECWALLHSLAAADGLDLRQVEASIISSVVPNLTLIIDAMIRERLRHEPIVVSARLDLGIKIHYDDPSTVGADRLCNAVGGFARYGGPLIIVDFGTATTFDVVSEEGDYLGGIIAPGIETSLQTLHLRAARLMKVELRFPERLIGRNTETSMQAGLMYGSVEMVQGLVKRISAELGDTPKVILTGGLAPVMVPKLPADYRLDPHLTLHGMRLIYQRVALPR; from the coding sequence ATGTTACTCACGGTTGACATCGGTAACACCCAGGTGGTGGCAGGTCTCTTTCAGGACGACAAGTTCCTGCATAGTTGGCGCTTCAGCAGCAGCGTGAGCCGCACGGCGGACGAATGCTGGGCTCTGCTGCACTCGCTTGCCGCTGCCGATGGCCTCGACCTCAGACAGGTGGAGGCGAGCATCATCTCCTCGGTCGTCCCCAACTTGACGCTCATCATCGACGCCATGATCAGGGAGCGCCTGCGCCACGAGCCGATCGTGGTGAGTGCCCGTCTCGATCTCGGCATAAAGATCCACTACGACGATCCCTCCACCGTGGGGGCTGACCGCCTCTGCAACGCGGTGGGCGGTTTCGCCCGCTACGGAGGCCCGCTCATCATCGTCGACTTTGGCACCGCCACAACCTTTGACGTGGTCTCTGAGGAGGGGGATTATCTCGGAGGGATCATCGCTCCTGGCATCGAGACCTCCCTGCAGACGCTCCACCTCCGCGCAGCGCGCCTCATGAAGGTGGAATTGCGCTTCCCAGAGCGGTTAATCGGACGCAACACCGAAACCAGCATGCAGGCCGGCCTCATGTACGGCAGTGTGGAGATGGTGCAGGGCTTGGTGAAGAGAATCTCGGCAGAACTGGGCGATACGCCCAAGGTGATACTCACAGGCGGGCTGGCCCCAGTTATGGTACCAAAACTTCCGGCCGACTATCGCCTTGACCCTCATCTGACCTTGCATGGCATGCGTCTCATTTACCAGCGGGTGGCTCTTCCTCGCTAA